TTCCCGCCGAAGGTGCTCCCGTGCGTCCCCGGCCCGAAGGCGGAGGCCACTTCCTCCCGGGCCACGACGGCGCCCAGCGGTAGCCCGTTGGCGAGCCCCTTGGCGAAGGTCGCGATGTCCGGGGCGATCCCGGACTGCGAGCAGGCCAGGAAAGTACCGGTGCGCCCCATTCCCGACTGGATCTCGTCGGCCACGAAGAGTATCCCGCGCTCCCGGCACCGCCGGAACGCCTGTTCCAGGTAGCCGGAGGGATGAACCCTCACGCCGGACTCCCCCTGGATCGGCTCCACGAGAAACGCGCAGACGGTATCGGTCAGGGCCCTCTCGAGGGCGGCAATCTCCCCGAAGGGGACCGTCTGGAACCCGGGGAGCATCGGCTCGAATCCCCGGTGGAACTTCGGCTGCGCGGTGGCGGACAGCCCCCCGTAGGTGCGCCCGTGGAACGATCCCTCGACCACGACGAACTCGTAGGCCCCTCTCCTTGCCCCGTCGGAGGCCCATTTCCTCGCAAGCTTGATCGCCGCCTCGTTCGCCTCGGTTCCGCTGTTGCAGAAGAAGACCCTCCCCCCGCCCGCCGCGCCGGAGAGCAGTTTGCCCAGTTCCGCCTGCACCGGCACGTGGAACAGGTTGGAAACATGGGTGAGGGCCTTCGCCTGGCCGCAGACCGCATCGACAACCCGGGGATGGGAATGGCCGAGAAGGGCGACCGCGATCCCCGCCAGGAAGTCGAGATACTCCCTTCCGTCGGCGTCGAACAGGCGCGCCCCGTCCCCATGGACGAAGGAGACGGGGAAACGCGCATAGTTCTCCATCTGGTACTTCTGCGTCATGGCGATAATTTCCGCGGAGGTCATTCTCCGCGCCCCTCCGGTTCCGAAGGTGTGATTTCCGTCCCTACCCCCGCGTCGGTGAAGATCTCGAGAAGGACGCTGTGGAGGACACGCCCGTCGAGGATGTGCACCTTCCGGACTCCCTTGCCCAGCGCCGTCAGCCCGCATTCCACCTTGGGGATCATGCCGCCGGTTACCGAGCCGTCCCGGATCGCGGCCATCGCCTC
The sequence above is a segment of the Candidatus Deferrimicrobiaceae bacterium genome. Coding sequences within it:
- a CDS encoding aspartate aminotransferase family protein, producing MTSAEIIAMTQKYQMENYARFPVSFVHGDGARLFDADGREYLDFLAGIAVALLGHSHPRVVDAVCGQAKALTHVSNLFHVPVQAELGKLLSGAAGGGRVFFCNSGTEANEAAIKLARKWASDGARRGAYEFVVVEGSFHGRTYGGLSATAQPKFHRGFEPMLPGFQTVPFGEIAALERALTDTVCAFLVEPIQGESGVRVHPSGYLEQAFRRCRERGILFVADEIQSGMGRTGTFLACSQSGIAPDIATFAKGLANGLPLGAVVAREEVASAFGPGTHGSTFGGNPVCCAASKVVLETVLAPGFLAEVSRKGDLLRTGLTEIARGRSDVSEVRGTGLMIGMEMEIEVKETVVRCLAAGLVVGTAGEKVLRFLPPLTISDGEIRRGISLLERSLPQEGRK